Proteins encoded by one window of Vibrio panuliri:
- the ilvM gene encoding acetolactate synthase 2 small subunit: protein MERYLLDIKADDKPVLLERVLRVIRHRGFIIKQVAATQNHASHVASVEIIVDSDRPISFITNQIEKLWDVRTVDVTQIARDELPNNNLQQKICA, encoded by the coding sequence ATGGAAAGATATTTACTCGATATAAAAGCGGACGATAAACCTGTTTTATTAGAGCGTGTTCTCCGTGTGATTCGCCATCGTGGCTTCATCATTAAGCAAGTGGCAGCGACACAAAACCATGCCAGTCATGTGGCGAGTGTCGAAATCATTGTAGATAGCGATCGTCCTATCTCATTTATTACCAATCAAATTGAAAAACTCTGGGATGTTCGCACTGTTGACGTCACTCAAATCGCCCGTGATGAACTACCAAACAACAACCTCCAACAAAAAATCTGTGCATAA
- the ilvE gene encoding branched-chain-amino-acid transaminase, giving the protein MATRTADYIWFNGEMVPWAEAKVHVLTHAMHYGTSVFEGVRCYNTPNGPIIFRHREHAQRLKDSAKIYRFPIPYSVEQIMEATRETLRQNKLDNAYIRPLAYVGNVGLGVCPPAGTEMDLMIAAFPWGSYLGEEALENGVAAMISSWNRSAPNTIPTAAKAGGNYLSSLLVGGEARRHGYAEGIALSVDGYLSEGAGENIFVVKDGVLSTPPATSAILPGITRDSIMTLAREMGYEVREANIAREALYLADEIFMTGTAAEVVPVSTVDQIEIGTGKRGPITKQIQEAYFGLFNGTTEDKWGWLDYVYPQDTAK; this is encoded by the coding sequence ATGGCTACAAGAACAGCAGACTATATTTGGTTTAATGGTGAAATGGTTCCATGGGCTGAGGCGAAGGTTCACGTTCTCACTCACGCAATGCATTACGGTACGTCAGTCTTTGAAGGGGTACGCTGCTACAACACCCCCAATGGTCCTATTATCTTCCGTCATCGCGAACATGCACAACGGCTAAAGGACTCAGCAAAAATTTATCGCTTCCCTATCCCTTACTCTGTTGAGCAGATCATGGAAGCAACTCGCGAAACATTGCGCCAAAACAAGCTCGATAATGCTTACATCCGCCCACTTGCCTATGTAGGTAATGTTGGTCTTGGTGTCTGCCCACCAGCAGGCACGGAAATGGATCTTATGATTGCGGCTTTCCCTTGGGGATCGTACCTTGGTGAAGAAGCCCTAGAAAATGGCGTTGCTGCGATGATTTCAAGCTGGAACCGTTCAGCACCCAATACCATTCCTACCGCCGCAAAAGCGGGCGGGAATTACCTGTCATCTTTATTAGTGGGAGGCGAAGCTCGCCGCCATGGCTATGCGGAAGGCATTGCTCTTAGCGTTGATGGGTACTTATCTGAAGGCGCGGGTGAGAACATTTTTGTTGTCAAAGACGGCGTGCTATCTACACCACCAGCAACCAGCGCCATCCTGCCGGGCATCACTCGTGACTCCATCATGACACTCGCTCGTGAAATGGGCTACGAAGTGCGCGAAGCAAACATTGCTCGTGAAGCTCTGTACCTTGCTGATGAAATCTTTATGACAGGTACCGCAGCAGAAGTCGTTCCCGTCAGTACCGTTGACCAAATCGAAATCGGCACGGGTAAGCGCGGCCCAATCACCAAACAGATTCAAGAAGCCTACTTTGGTCTGTTTAACGGCACCACGGAAGATAAATGGGGATGGCTTGATTATGTCTACCCGCAAGATACAGCCAAGTAG
- a CDS encoding thiol:disulfide interchange protein DsbA/DsbL, producing MKKLFALFTTLVLSFSVQAAKFTEGDYYKVLDLEPAKKPVVTEFFSFYCPHCNTFDPIIRQLKQQLPEGVKLQKNHVSFMGGAMGLPMSKAFATMIVLKIEDKMAPIMFNRIHNMRKGPKNVEEIRQIFLDEGVDAKKFDAAYNGFAVDSIVRRMDKQFNDSGLAGVPAVIVNNKYLVEAGSITSIDEYFELVNYLLTLK from the coding sequence ATGAAAAAGCTGTTTGCACTATTTACAACCTTAGTACTGAGCTTTTCGGTTCAGGCAGCTAAATTTACCGAAGGTGACTACTACAAAGTACTCGACCTTGAGCCAGCGAAAAAGCCGGTTGTCACTGAGTTCTTCTCTTTTTACTGCCCACACTGTAATACTTTTGACCCAATTATTCGTCAGTTAAAGCAGCAATTACCAGAAGGCGTTAAGCTACAAAAAAACCACGTATCCTTCATGGGTGGTGCGATGGGCTTACCGATGAGCAAAGCATTCGCGACGATGATCGTGCTCAAGATTGAAGACAAAATGGCACCAATCATGTTTAACCGCATCCATAACATGCGCAAAGGTCCGAAGAATGTCGAAGAGATCCGTCAAATCTTCCTTGATGAAGGAGTCGATGCGAAAAAGTTTGATGCTGCCTACAATGGCTTTGCGGTGGACTCGATTGTTCGTCGAATGGACAAACAGTTCAACGACAGCGGTCTTGCGGGTGTTCCAGCAGTCATTGTGAACAACAAATACCTCGTTGAAGCGGGTTCAATCACCAGCATTGATGAGTACTTTGAGTTAGTGAACTATCTGTTGACTCTCAAATAA
- a CDS encoding DUF2860 domain-containing protein, with protein MDVKYSLLTLALISSASFAQLSENAGFSGEISLNAGFFSVESNLNTDDDNKNLKGLNQTNDSVSGGLILPLGNLAYTFGSDLNQQFYMGTSRDDIATGTLAFEMGYKYQLASGMIIDASFLPTIMSGEVWADPFQAQNRQTTDEEGNAYRLKVENLAGSKFSVDMAYGNRDVENERSGYEFTTDTAQRDKLSRDADTFFFRTDYKYMVDRTTMLKPRLSFISSDADGDANSFKGYGVELSYFKFLNRHQFALTAGFDTREYDAENPIFNATREDDELSLFAAYEYANVMDWQDWSFISFAGFGSTDSNIDFYDKNELIMSVGMNYQF; from the coding sequence ATGGACGTTAAATATTCTCTACTTACGCTGGCACTCATCTCCAGCGCAAGCTTTGCTCAACTTTCTGAAAATGCTGGATTTTCTGGTGAGATATCTTTAAACGCTGGTTTTTTCTCCGTTGAGTCAAACCTTAATACTGATGATGATAATAAAAACCTCAAAGGTTTAAATCAAACCAACGACTCGGTTAGTGGTGGGCTCATCCTACCTCTTGGTAACCTCGCCTATACGTTTGGCAGCGATCTCAACCAGCAGTTCTATATGGGTACCTCCCGTGACGATATCGCCACTGGTACACTCGCTTTTGAAATGGGTTACAAATACCAATTGGCGTCAGGCATGATCATTGATGCCTCTTTTTTACCTACCATCATGTCCGGCGAAGTATGGGCCGATCCATTTCAAGCCCAAAACCGCCAAACCACCGATGAAGAAGGTAACGCATATCGCCTGAAGGTTGAAAACCTTGCTGGTAGCAAATTTTCTGTCGATATGGCATATGGAAACAGAGATGTTGAAAATGAACGCTCTGGCTATGAGTTCACCACGGATACAGCGCAGAGAGACAAACTGAGCCGCGATGCAGATACATTCTTCTTTCGAACCGACTACAAATACATGGTGGATAGAACCACGATGCTAAAACCACGCCTCTCTTTTATCAGCTCAGACGCTGATGGGGATGCCAATAGTTTTAAAGGCTACGGAGTGGAATTAAGCTACTTTAAGTTCCTAAATCGCCATCAGTTTGCCCTAACTGCCGGATTTGATACCCGTGAGTACGATGCTGAGAACCCAATCTTTAACGCGACCCGTGAAGATGATGAACTCAGCCTGTTTGCCGCTTACGAGTATGCGAACGTCATGGACTGGCAAGATTGGTCATTTATTTCATTCGCTGGCTTTGGTAGCACAGATTCAAACATCGACTTTTACGACAAAAATGAGCTAATCATGTCTGTCGGTATGAACTACCAGTTTTAA
- the ilvD gene encoding dihydroxy-acid dehydratase has product MPKYRSATTTHGRNMAGARALWRATGVKEEDFGKPIIAVVNSFTQFVPGHVHLKDLGQLVAAEIEQAGGIAKEFNTIAVDDGIAMGHGGMLYSLPSRELIADSVEYMVNAHCADAMVCISNCDKITPGMLMASMRLNIPVIFVSGGPMEAGKTKLSDQIIKLDLVDAMIQGADPNVSDEQSEQIERSACPTCGSCSGMFTANSMNCLTEALGLSQPGNGSLLATHADRKELFINAGKRIVELTKRYYEQDDDTALPRNIATKQAFENAMALDIAMGGSTNTVLHLLAAAQEGDVDFDMTDIDRMSRQVPHLCKVAPSTQKYHMEDVHRAGGVVGILGELDRAGLLHNQAKTVLGLTWEEQLAQFDIMLTDSEEVKSFYRAGPAGIRTTQAFSQDCRWDSLDNDRADGCIRTKENAFSQDGGLAVLRGNIALDGCIVKTAGVDESILKFTGPAVVFESQEDAVEGILGGKVKAGDVVVIRYEGPKGGPGMQEMLYPTTYLKSMGLGKECALLTDGRFSGGTSGLSIGHASPEAANGGAIGLVRQGDTIAIDIPNRTICLDISEQELAERRVEQDKLGWKPVARERQVSLALKAYASMATSADKGAVRDKSKLEG; this is encoded by the coding sequence ATGCCTAAATACCGATCGGCCACCACCACCCATGGACGTAATATGGCTGGCGCACGCGCATTGTGGCGTGCCACCGGGGTGAAAGAAGAAGACTTCGGAAAGCCGATTATTGCCGTTGTAAACTCATTTACTCAGTTTGTACCGGGACACGTCCACCTTAAAGATCTTGGGCAACTGGTCGCGGCTGAAATTGAGCAAGCGGGCGGCATTGCTAAAGAGTTTAATACCATCGCCGTTGATGATGGCATCGCCATGGGACATGGAGGTATGCTTTATTCGCTACCGTCTCGTGAGTTGATCGCTGACTCTGTTGAATACATGGTCAATGCGCACTGTGCTGATGCGATGGTGTGTATCTCCAACTGTGACAAAATCACCCCGGGAATGTTGATGGCGTCGATGCGCCTTAATATCCCAGTTATTTTTGTTTCTGGCGGCCCAATGGAAGCCGGTAAAACCAAGCTTTCCGATCAAATCATTAAGCTTGACCTCGTTGATGCCATGATTCAGGGTGCCGATCCTAATGTTTCAGACGAACAAAGTGAGCAAATTGAGCGTTCCGCTTGCCCAACCTGTGGCTCATGTTCAGGGATGTTTACGGCCAACTCGATGAACTGTCTCACCGAAGCGCTGGGCTTATCTCAACCGGGTAATGGCTCACTGCTTGCCACGCACGCAGATCGCAAAGAATTGTTTATTAATGCAGGCAAACGCATCGTTGAACTCACTAAACGTTACTATGAGCAAGATGATGACACTGCACTACCGCGTAATATCGCAACTAAGCAAGCATTCGAAAACGCGATGGCGCTCGATATTGCCATGGGTGGTTCAACCAATACGGTTCTGCACTTACTCGCCGCGGCACAAGAAGGTGACGTCGATTTTGATATGACCGATATCGATCGCATGTCACGTCAGGTTCCTCACTTATGTAAGGTTGCCCCTTCCACCCAGAAGTACCATATGGAAGATGTGCATCGAGCCGGTGGTGTGGTCGGCATCTTGGGTGAACTGGATCGTGCGGGTCTCCTTCATAATCAAGCGAAAACCGTATTAGGCTTAACTTGGGAAGAACAACTGGCTCAATTTGACATCATGTTAACCGACTCTGAGGAAGTAAAATCTTTCTACCGAGCAGGGCCGGCTGGCATTCGCACCACTCAAGCATTCTCACAAGATTGCCGCTGGGATTCGCTCGACAATGACCGTGCTGATGGGTGTATTCGCACCAAAGAAAATGCCTTTAGCCAAGATGGCGGTTTGGCGGTACTTAGAGGCAACATTGCCCTTGATGGCTGTATTGTTAAAACTGCGGGGGTGGATGAAAGCATCCTCAAATTCACCGGACCTGCAGTCGTGTTTGAGAGCCAAGAAGACGCAGTAGAAGGGATTCTTGGTGGTAAAGTCAAAGCCGGTGACGTAGTAGTAATTCGCTACGAAGGCCCTAAGGGCGGTCCAGGTATGCAAGAGATGCTTTACCCAACAACTTACCTCAAATCGATGGGACTCGGCAAAGAGTGCGCTCTGTTAACGGATGGTCGTTTCTCTGGTGGTACTTCGGGTTTATCCATTGGTCACGCATCACCAGAAGCGGCAAATGGCGGAGCGATTGGCTTGGTACGTCAGGGCGACACTATCGCGATAGACATTCCAAACCGCACCATTTGCCTCGACATATCGGAACAAGAGCTGGCTGAACGTCGCGTGGAACAAGATAAGCTTGGTTGGAAACCTGTTGCCCGTGAGCGCCAAGTTTCGTTGGCCTTAAAAGCGTACGCCAGCATGGCGACCAGTGCCGATAAAGGTGCCGTGCGCGACAAGAGTAAGCTTGAGGGGTAA
- a CDS encoding YifB family Mg chelatase-like AAA ATPase, giving the protein MGLAVVYSRASVGVEAPLVTVEVHISNGMPGFALVGLPETTVKESRDRVRSAIINSRFEFPAKRITVNLAPADLPKEGGRFDLPIALGILAASQQVPLNALQDQEFIGELALSGELRAVKGVLPAALTVQNQGRRLVVPRVNGDQAALVGREVHKSAESLVAVCADLCGQQTLQLHQSDVEKSPVNSGRDLQDIIGQQQGKRALEIAAAGHHNLLFLGPPGTGKTMLASRLSDLLPEMSDAEAMESASVASLTQQEINQHNWKLRPFRAPHHSSSMAALVGGGSIPRPGEISLAHNGLLFLDEMPEFERKVLDALREPLESGEIIISRAQGKVRFPARFQLIGALNPSPSGHYDASHSQGNPQAALRYVSRLSGPLLDRFDMSIEIPSLPKGTLAAGGDRGESTPIVKQRVLHAREIMLARSGKANALLESREIERDCHLQSADAQFLEQALHRLGLSIRAYHRIIKVARTIADLAGEAQITRSHLAEALGYRAMDRLLKHLHAQAV; this is encoded by the coding sequence ATGGGGTTAGCGGTGGTGTATAGCCGAGCATCTGTAGGTGTTGAAGCGCCATTGGTGACGGTGGAAGTGCATATTAGCAACGGCATGCCGGGGTTTGCGTTAGTGGGGTTACCGGAGACCACGGTGAAAGAGTCTCGTGATCGAGTGAGGAGCGCAATTATTAACTCTCGATTTGAGTTTCCTGCTAAACGCATTACCGTGAACCTTGCGCCGGCAGACTTACCCAAGGAGGGAGGGCGATTTGATTTGCCGATCGCGCTGGGCATTTTGGCAGCTTCACAGCAAGTGCCACTTAACGCGCTACAAGATCAGGAGTTTATCGGCGAGCTCGCTTTGTCGGGAGAGTTACGGGCAGTAAAAGGGGTACTACCTGCGGCGTTGACAGTGCAAAACCAAGGTCGTCGTTTAGTGGTCCCGAGAGTGAATGGTGATCAAGCAGCATTAGTTGGGAGAGAAGTGCATAAATCTGCGGAGAGCTTAGTCGCGGTTTGTGCGGACTTGTGTGGTCAACAAACACTGCAATTGCACCAAAGTGATGTGGAGAAATCCCCGGTAAACTCCGGTCGTGATTTGCAGGATATTATTGGTCAGCAGCAAGGTAAGCGTGCGCTTGAAATTGCTGCTGCCGGGCATCATAACTTGTTGTTTCTTGGGCCACCAGGTACAGGAAAAACCATGCTCGCCTCGCGTTTAAGTGACTTGTTGCCAGAGATGTCCGATGCAGAAGCGATGGAGTCGGCGTCTGTTGCTTCGCTAACACAGCAGGAGATCAATCAGCACAATTGGAAGTTACGTCCTTTTCGCGCTCCCCATCACTCAAGCTCTATGGCTGCTTTGGTGGGCGGCGGGTCTATCCCGAGACCTGGTGAGATATCGTTAGCACACAATGGCTTATTGTTTCTTGATGAAATGCCGGAATTTGAGCGTAAGGTATTGGATGCGCTCCGTGAACCCTTGGAGTCAGGGGAAATCATTATTTCGCGAGCACAGGGGAAAGTCCGTTTTCCAGCGCGTTTTCAATTGATTGGTGCTCTTAACCCAAGCCCTTCGGGTCATTATGATGCGAGCCACTCGCAAGGAAACCCTCAAGCGGCACTGCGTTACGTGAGTCGTTTGTCAGGGCCTTTATTAGATCGTTTCGACATGTCGATCGAGATTCCATCGCTGCCAAAAGGGACGTTGGCAGCGGGAGGAGATCGGGGGGAAAGCACGCCAATCGTTAAGCAGCGTGTGCTACATGCGCGGGAGATTATGTTAGCTCGTAGTGGTAAGGCGAATGCTTTACTGGAGAGTCGTGAAATAGAGCGCGACTGCCATTTACAAAGCGCTGATGCGCAGTTTTTAGAGCAGGCATTGCATCGACTCGGCCTCTCGATTCGTGCCTATCATCGCATCATAAAGGTCGCACGCACTATCGCTGATCTTGCGGGAGAGGCGCAGATTACTCGCAGTCATCTTGCTGAGGCTTTAGGTTACCGCGCGATGGATCGCTTGTTGAAGCATTTACATGCGCAAGCGGTGTAA
- a CDS encoding acyltransferase, with product MLAYLLFFINASLVFINSALMSLIICLLALFKLILPIKIFRHWITYSANKIMWLWATINGVILRVTNNVEWDIKGVEGLSQDGWYLLISNHRSWTDIVVLCCVFKDSIPMPKFFLKQQLLYVPFIGMACWALDMPFMRRYSREYLLRNPEKRGQDLHTTRRSCAKFKHTPTTVVNYVEGTRFTAEKHAKSKAGYQYLLQPKSGGIAYTLAAMGEQFDHIIDVTIGYPDNRIQPFKDLLMGKMKRIVVDVELLPVDERVTGDYFNDKKYKRQFQLWLDDVWQGKDAKLDKIYQPLPHQSETEMTSTQSNHTL from the coding sequence ATGTTGGCGTATTTACTCTTTTTTATCAATGCATCACTGGTATTTATCAACTCTGCTTTGATGTCGCTAATTATCTGTTTGTTAGCACTATTCAAATTGATACTACCAATTAAAATCTTCAGACATTGGATAACCTATAGTGCAAATAAGATTATGTGGTTATGGGCAACCATCAATGGTGTGATCTTACGCGTCACTAATAATGTCGAATGGGATATCAAGGGGGTAGAAGGTTTAAGCCAAGATGGGTGGTATTTGCTGATTAGTAACCATCGTAGTTGGACTGATATTGTGGTGTTGTGCTGCGTGTTTAAAGACAGTATTCCGATGCCTAAATTTTTCCTCAAACAGCAACTACTCTACGTTCCATTTATTGGCATGGCATGCTGGGCGTTAGATATGCCATTTATGCGTCGCTACTCGCGGGAGTACTTGCTCCGTAACCCAGAGAAGCGTGGGCAAGACCTTCACACAACACGCCGTTCTTGTGCCAAGTTTAAACACACACCAACCACGGTAGTAAACTATGTTGAAGGCACTCGTTTTACTGCCGAGAAACATGCTAAGAGCAAAGCTGGCTATCAGTACTTGTTGCAGCCGAAATCAGGTGGCATCGCGTACACTTTGGCGGCAATGGGGGAGCAGTTTGATCACATTATTGATGTGACAATTGGTTATCCTGATAACCGCATTCAACCGTTTAAAGATCTGCTGATGGGTAAAATGAAGCGGATTGTGGTGGATGTTGAGTTACTGCCCGTTGATGAGAGGGTAACAGGGGATTACTTCAACGATAAGAAGTACAAACGACAGTTTCAGCTGTGGCTTGATGATGTGTGGCAAGGTAAAGATGCCAAACTCGATAAAATTTACCAGCCTTTACCACACCAGAGTGAGACTGAAATGACATCAACGCAATCAAACCATACATTGTGA
- the ilvG gene encoding acetolactate synthase 2 catalytic subunit has translation MTGAELVVAALQQQGIKTVFGYPGGAIMPIYDALYDGGVEHILCRHEQGAAMAAIGMARSTQQVAVCMATSGPGATNLVTGLADAFMDSIPLVAITGQVASSHIGTDAFQEMDVIGMSLSCTKHSYLVTDINELAPTMAEAFEVAKTGRPGPVIVDIAKDVQLAQAPVTDLPPFTPPAMPVASAEAIAKAQQLLAQSSRPVLYVGGGVQLGNATQSVREFLRLNPMPAVSTLKGLGTIERHDPHYLGMLGMHGTKAANLVVQECDLLIAVGARFDDRVTGKLDTFAPTAKIIHIDIDAAEIHKLRHAHAPLRGEINTVLPQLELTQDITPWVKHSESLRSGFKWRYDHPGELIFAPGLLKQLSDLMPDSSIVSTDVGQHQMWAAQHIQPREPQNFITSAGLGTMGFGLPAAMGAAVARPNDQSILITGDGSFMMNVQELGTLKRRQIPVKIVLLNNQRLGMVRQWQSLFFDGRHSETILDDNPDFVALAKAFDIPGKTITTKQEVEPALKEMLASKTAYLLHVLIDEEENVWPLVPPGASNSEMLENT, from the coding sequence ATGACAGGTGCAGAATTAGTCGTTGCCGCATTACAGCAACAAGGCATCAAGACGGTTTTTGGTTACCCAGGAGGGGCCATCATGCCCATCTACGATGCACTCTATGACGGTGGGGTTGAACACATCCTTTGTCGTCATGAACAAGGTGCTGCCATGGCTGCAATTGGTATGGCACGTTCCACTCAGCAAGTCGCAGTATGCATGGCGACATCAGGGCCAGGAGCCACAAATTTAGTGACCGGTCTTGCTGATGCATTTATGGACTCCATACCACTTGTTGCCATCACTGGGCAGGTCGCTAGCTCACACATAGGTACCGATGCATTTCAGGAAATGGATGTGATCGGAATGTCACTCTCCTGTACCAAACATAGCTATCTCGTTACTGACATCAACGAACTCGCACCAACAATGGCTGAAGCGTTTGAAGTTGCAAAAACTGGGCGTCCCGGTCCTGTGATTGTCGATATCGCCAAAGATGTCCAGCTTGCCCAAGCCCCCGTTACCGATTTACCACCCTTTACACCACCAGCCATGCCGGTAGCCAGTGCCGAAGCGATTGCCAAAGCGCAACAACTACTCGCGCAAAGCTCACGCCCAGTATTGTATGTCGGTGGTGGTGTACAACTTGGCAATGCGACCCAATCCGTACGCGAGTTTCTGCGTCTTAACCCAATGCCAGCGGTCAGCACCTTAAAAGGTTTGGGTACTATCGAGCGCCATGACCCACACTACCTAGGTATGTTGGGAATGCACGGCACTAAAGCAGCCAACTTAGTGGTTCAAGAGTGTGACTTGTTGATTGCGGTTGGTGCGCGTTTTGATGACCGCGTGACAGGTAAACTCGATACCTTCGCTCCAACAGCAAAAATTATCCACATTGATATTGATGCCGCAGAAATCCATAAACTGCGTCATGCTCATGCGCCGCTACGCGGCGAAATCAACACAGTTTTGCCGCAACTTGAACTGACTCAAGATATCACGCCTTGGGTCAAACACAGTGAAAGCTTGCGCAGTGGTTTTAAGTGGCGCTATGACCACCCTGGCGAACTTATTTTTGCACCGGGCCTTCTAAAGCAACTATCAGATTTAATGCCTGACAGCTCGATAGTTTCCACCGATGTCGGCCAACATCAAATGTGGGCAGCCCAGCATATCCAGCCGCGTGAACCACAAAACTTCATCACTTCGGCAGGCCTTGGCACCATGGGTTTTGGCTTACCCGCAGCCATGGGAGCAGCCGTTGCTCGGCCAAATGATCAGTCGATTCTCATCACTGGCGATGGCTCGTTTATGATGAACGTACAAGAACTTGGCACACTTAAGCGTCGCCAAATTCCGGTCAAAATTGTTCTCCTTAACAACCAACGCTTAGGCATGGTTCGTCAGTGGCAGTCACTGTTTTTTGATGGTCGCCACAGTGAAACCATTTTAGATGACAACCCTGATTTTGTTGCGCTTGCCAAAGCGTTTGATATTCCGGGAAAAACCATTACCACCAAACAAGAAGTCGAGCCCGCTTTAAAGGAAATGTTAGCGAGCAAAACCGCATACTTACTGCATGTATTAATTGATGAAGAAGAGAACGTATGGCCGCTAGTTCCACCAGGCGCGTCGAATAGTGAAATGCTGGAGAACACATAA
- a CDS encoding serine/threonine protein kinase translates to MSDTAFNFEALTPDFMWYALESIGVRAESGFLALNSYENRVYQFTDEERQRYVVKFYRPERWSREQIQEEHDFTLELIDADIPVAPPCRINGHTLHEHQGYLFALFASVGGRQFEVDNLEQLEGVGRFMGRIHKVGSRQPFAHRPTISLDEYLYQPRKILQQSTFIPMHLENAFFNDLDMLIGQIEQHWQAPTQVLRLHGDCHPGNILWRDGPMFVDLDDARNGPAVQDLWMLLNGDRADKMMQLDIVLEAYQEFSDFNMSELKLIEPLRGLRMVHYMAWLAKRWQDPAFPIAFPWFNDPKYWESQVLAFKEQISVLNEPPLSLTPQW, encoded by the coding sequence ATGTCAGATACAGCATTTAACTTTGAAGCGCTCACCCCAGATTTTATGTGGTATGCCCTCGAAAGCATCGGGGTGCGAGCAGAATCGGGATTTTTAGCCCTAAATAGTTATGAAAATCGCGTCTATCAGTTTACTGATGAAGAGCGCCAGCGTTATGTGGTGAAATTTTACCGCCCTGAACGTTGGAGCCGCGAGCAAATCCAAGAAGAGCATGACTTTACCCTAGAGCTCATCGACGCGGATATCCCCGTCGCACCTCCGTGTCGAATCAATGGCCATACTTTGCATGAACATCAAGGTTACTTATTTGCTCTGTTTGCCAGTGTTGGAGGTCGTCAATTTGAAGTGGACAACTTAGAGCAGCTGGAAGGCGTAGGTCGCTTCATGGGACGAATTCATAAAGTGGGGTCTCGCCAACCTTTTGCGCATCGTCCAACGATTAGCTTAGATGAATATCTCTATCAACCACGTAAAATCCTCCAACAATCGACATTTATCCCAATGCATTTAGAGAATGCCTTCTTTAATGACTTGGATATGTTAATTGGTCAAATCGAGCAGCATTGGCAAGCGCCAACACAAGTTTTACGCCTACATGGAGACTGTCACCCTGGCAATATTCTCTGGCGTGACGGACCGATGTTTGTCGATCTGGATGATGCTCGCAATGGTCCTGCCGTACAAGACCTCTGGATGCTGCTCAACGGTGATCGCGCCGATAAAATGATGCAACTCGATATCGTTCTTGAAGCGTACCAAGAGTTTAGCGACTTCAATATGAGCGAGTTGAAACTTATTGAGCCATTACGCGGTCTACGTATGGTGCACTATATGGCATGGTTAGCAAAAAGATGGCAGGATCCTGCATTTCCAATTGCCTTTCCTTGGTTTAATGATCCAAAGTACTGGGAAAGTCAGGTGCTGGCATTTAAAGAGCAGATTTCTGTGCTTAACGAACCACCACTATCACTGACGCCTCAATGGTAA